One Felis catus isolate Fca126 chromosome D3, F.catus_Fca126_mat1.0, whole genome shotgun sequence DNA segment encodes these proteins:
- the SCARB1 gene encoding scavenger receptor class B member 1 isoform X5, whose amino-acid sequence MGSRARARRAAAMLGFLGLLCAVLGAVMIVMVPTLIKQQVLKNVRIDPSSLSFNMWKEIPVPFYLSVYFFDVVNPSAVLLGEKPQVRERGPYVYREFRHKSNITFNDNDTVSFLEYRSFQFQPDRSHGLESDYIVMPNILVLGAAMMMENKPMSLKLIMTLAFSTLGERAFMNRTVGEIMWGYEDPLVHLVNKYLPNMFPFKGKFGLFAELNNSNSGLFTVFTGVKDFSRIHLVDKWNGLSKVKYWHSDQCNMINGTSGQMWAPFMTPETSLEFYSPEACRSMNLVYKESGVFEGIPTYRFVAPSTLFANGSTYPPNEGFCPCLESGIQNISTCRFNAPLFLSHPHFYNADPMLAEAVLGLHPNPEEHSLFLDVHPEPRLVKSTVTTCTSAPANGACTLTMVQTPAGDFHMQ is encoded by the exons AATGTGCGCATCGACCCCAGCAGCCTGTCCTTCAACATGTGGAAGGAGATCCCGGTCCCCTTCTACCTGTCCGTCTACTTCTTCGACGTGGTCAACCCCAGCGCCGTCCTCCTGGGCGAGAAGCCGCAGGTGCGGGAGCGCGGACCCTACGTGTACAG GGAGTTCAGGCACAAGAGTAACATCACCTTCAATGACAATGACACCGTGTCATTCCTCGAGTACCGCAGTTTCCAGTTCCAGCCTGACAGGTCCCACGGCCTGGAGAGTGACTACATCGTCATGCCCAACATCTTGGTCTTG GGCGCGGCGATGATGATGGAGAACAAGCCCATGAGCCTGAAGCTGATCATGACCTTGGCGTTCAGCACCCTCGGAGAGCGTGCCTTCATGAACCGCACCGTGGGCGAGATCATGTGGGGCTACGAGGACCCTCTGGTGCACCTCGTCAACAAGTACCTGCCAAACATGTTTCCCTTCAAGGGCAAGTTTGGGCTCTTTGCGGAG CTGAACAACTCCAATTCCGGGCTCTTCACCGTGTTCACGGGGGTCAAAGACTTCAGCAGGATCCATCTCGTGGACAAGTGGAACGGGCTTAGCAAG GTCAAATACTGGCATTCTGACCAGTGCAACATGATCAATGGGACGTCTGGACAGATGTGGGCGCCGTTCATGACTCCTGAGACCTCACTGGAATTCTACAGCCCCGAGGCCTGCCG GTCCATGAACCTGGTCTACAAGGAGTCAGGGGTGTTCGAAGGCATCCCCACCTATCGCTTCGTGGCCCCCAGCACCTTGTTTGCCAACGGCTCCACCTACCCGCCCAACGAGGGCTTCTGCCCCTGCCTGGAGTCTGGGATTCAGAACATCAGCACCTGCAGGTTCA ATGCACCCTTGTTTCTCTCCCACCCTCACTTCTACAACGCCGACCCGATGCTGGCAGAGGCGGTGCTTGGCCTCCACCCCAACCCAGAGGAACATTCCTTATTCCTGGACGTACACCCG GAACCCAGGCTAGTTAAGTCAACTGTGACTACATGCACTTCAGCTCCAGCAAATGGTGCTTGCACACTCACTATGGTCCAGACACCAGCCGGAGACTTTCACATGCAGTAA